A part of Cannabis sativa cultivar Pink pepper isolate KNU-18-1 chromosome 6, ASM2916894v1, whole genome shotgun sequence genomic DNA contains:
- the LOC115725079 gene encoding uncharacterized protein LOC115725079, with amino-acid sequence MDDNQVPEDTPRKCIGPSSVSAYRDPKYWNNRFSSEENYEWLKDYSQFRHLVQPHLTPTSSVLELGCGNSQLSEELYRDGITEITCIDLSAVAVENKKKQLLSKGFKEIKVQEADMLDLPFSNESFDVVIEKGTMDVLFVDSGDPWNPKPASVTKVMKMLEGVHRVLKQDGIFISISFGQPHFRRPFLNAPEFTWSFEWKTFGDGFHYFVYILKKGKRSLDNDELETSQKFNTPLISPYHDELESEDFMFRTNIEELHS; translated from the exons ATGGATGATAATCAAGTTCCAGAGGATACTCCTCGGAAATGCATTGGTCCATCTTCTGTTTCGGCTTACCGTGATCCTAAATACTG GAATAATCGTTTTTCTAGTGAAGAAAATTACGAGTGGCTCAAGGATTACTCTCAGTTTCGGCACCTTGTTCAACCCCATTTGACTCCCACTTCTTCT GTTTTGGAGCTGGGCTGTGGAAACTCACAGTTGTCTGAAGAATTGTACAGAGACGGAATCACCGAAATAACTTGCATTGATTTATCAGCTGTTGCTGTTGAAAATAAGAAGAAGCAGTTGCTATCTAAGGGTTTTAAAG AAATAAAAGTTCAAGAAGCTGACATGCTAGACCTACCTTTTAGCAATGAGTCTTTTGACGTTGTTATTGAAAAAGGAACCATG GATGTACTGTTCGTGGACAGCGGGGACCCATGGAATCCAAAGCCAGCATCAGTAACTAAGGTCATGAAGATGCTTGAGGGTGTCCATAGGGTTCTAAAGCAGGATGGCATTTTCATCTCCATTTCGTTTGGTCAG CCACATTTCAGGCGTCCTTTTCTCAACGCCCCAGAATTTACATGGTCTTTTGAATGGAAAACTTTTGGCGATGGATTTCATTATTTTGTCTACATTTTGAAAAAG GGAAAGAGATCGTTGGACAATGATGAATTAGAAACTAGTCAGAAGTTCAACACACCGCTTATATCTCCATACCATGATGAATTAGAAAGTGAAGATTTTATGTTCCGAACTAACATTGAGGAACTCCATAGTTAG
- the LOC115695683 gene encoding uncharacterized protein LOC115695683, producing the protein MIGVGKAKQYSNVLDKPLSKGKQEVSLSAFAFLFSELVQYNQTQVDNIAELERRLEDAGYSVGARVLELLCHRDKGNRRDTRLLGILSFVHTTVWKVLFGKAADSLEKGTEHEDEYMISEKELLVNRFISIPKDMGTFNCGAFVAGIVRGVLDSAGFPAVVTAHFVPIEGQQRPRTTILIKFAEEVLRREARLG; encoded by the exons ATGATAGGGGTCGGGAAAGCCAAGCAGTACTCGAATGTTCTTGACAAGCCTCTCAGCAAGGGAAAACAAGAG GTCAGCTTGAGTGCTTTTGCGTTCTTGTTTTCAGAGCTTGTGCAGTACAATCAGACTCAAGTTGATAACATTGCTGAGTTAGAACGGAG GCTTGAGGATGCAGGCTATTCTGTTGGTGCTCGAGTTTTAGAACTCCTTTGCCATAGAGATAAG GGAAATAGAAGGGACACTCGTTTGTTGGGTATTCTGTCTTTTGTCCACACCACAGTATGGAAGGTGCTATTTGGGAAG GCTGCTGACTCACTTGAGAAAGGCACTGAGCATGAAGATGAGTACATGATTAGTGAGAAGGAGCTTTTGGTGAACAG ATTTATTTCTATTCCAAAAGACATGGGCACATTTAATTGTGGGGCATTTGTTGCTGGAATTGTTAGG GGTGTTCTTGATAGTGCTGGTTTTCCCGCTGTGGTGACAGCTCATTTTGTACCTATAGAGGGTCAGCAGCGACCTCGGACaactattttaataaaatttgctGAAGAG gtACTAAGAAGAGAAGCAAGGTTAGGCTGA
- the LOC133038753 gene encoding ABC transporter I family member 1 translates to MSLRKPQVPRLLLNNVSCMRNAQQILRNVNATIHDGGSLVLTGTNGSGKTTFLRMLAGFSKPSAGEVLWNGHDITKSGIFHQYKLQLNWLSLKDAIKSNITVLDNVQWFEVLEGKQGKSLPALELMGLGRLAKEKAKMLSMGQRKRLQLARLLAIDRQIWLLDEPSVALDDDGVKLLEYIIAEHRKKGGIVILATHLPIEIDDAMVLRLPPRFPRRMTFVDMLDRRDF, encoded by the coding sequence ATGTCTCTGAGAAAACCCCAAGTCCCTCGGCTTCTTCTCAACAATGTTTCGTGTATGAGAAACGCTCAGCAAATCCTTCGTAACGTGAATGCCACCATCCACGACGGTGGTTCACTTGTCCTCACTGGCACAAACGGGTCGGGCAAGACAACTTTCCTCCGGATGCTGGCTGGGTTTTCCAAGCCATCAGCCGGAGAAGTCCTATGGAACGGTCACGACATAACCAAGTCAGGGATTTTCCACCAATACAAGCTTCAACTCAACTGGCTCTCCCTGAAGGATGCAATCAAGAGCAATATTACGGTATTGGACAATGTTCAGTGGTTCGAGGTACTTGAAGGGAAACAAGGAAAGTCTTTGCCTGCATTGGAGTTGATGGGACTTGGTAGATTGGCCAAAGAGAAGGCCAAAATGCTTTCAATGGGTCAAAGGAAAAGGCTTCAGTTGGCTAGGTTGTTGGCCATTGATAGGCAAATTTGGTTGCTTGATGAGCCTTCTGTGGCTTTGGATGATGATGGAGTTAAGCTGCTTGAGTATATCATTGCAGAGCATAGAAAGAAAGGTGGGATTGTGATTTTGGCTACCCATTTGCCTATTGAGATTGATGATGCTATGGTTTTGAGGCTTCCCCCTAGATTCCCTAGGAGAATGACCTTTGTGGATATGCTTGATAGAAGAGACTTTTAA
- the LOC115724951 gene encoding FIP1[V]-like protein, which yields MEDDDEFGDLYTDVLQPFASSSSSSVQQPHHPSVEPPQPFRPPIDLNLNLKSDVEDTMLRAPSLNSVLPVNETDETLVPGPPPAVSVDSVTNNSIIPGEVVVVDDAVARTRVSLSGDLKLRDGVVEDSNSNLNLNYGVGESGNDVVMKQSCGEVENLMEKDVTFDIEEGNMGMEDVGSEPMIPGLESSVPIGGTMGDVDNVDASMGVRSLGGDGVDEDDAAGGDGDDWDSDSEDDLQIVLNDNNHGPLAMERGGMGGGDDDEDEDGLVIVTNDDPNQVMEEQEWGEDSAQVADGERKEVGEAGKVGAGIVAPQKIGYNTHGYHPFHSQFKYVRPGAAPIPGATTSGPGGVPGQVRPPISMGPMPGRGRGDWRPMGLKTGTPMQKNFHSGFGGPNWGGNTAGRGFSGGGGLEFTLPSHKTIFEVDIDSFEEKPWKYPSVDISDFFNFGLNEDTWKDYCKQLEQLRLESTMQSKIRVYESGRAEQEYDPDLPPELAAAAGIHEVPSSDNASSGKLGQGDLPKGSARVRPPLPTGRAIQVENGYGERLPSIDTRPARNRDSDAIIEIVLQGSLDDDVSAGNDIPNRSDNDTSKEDFGGVADTAPVNPECSDNFPQTYNDRKREPVEPRMPQLGSVSDDIPDRNGVLPFPPGPPVRNVASSANIREYPDDDPSAGYEERRIHGRTHDRSPRKTLGGSGRDKKYLNNDPEESVESMDSKNSLLLSSPAAVRDAQESSFEQRDVDDQDELVLADGSPGTEKDETTSNVLATTDTPEDGSTKKQTISSRSEQPFVQELDDGEDSKAARSSDNSRARSGSSRDYQKRRDGVEEEVMQGHSTRMGSVKRHFDEKEQGVHRRNRDGRQELERNRMAVKGREDTYSYREFDPNPVHLHMRADGYDRRKERDNSDMVWQQRDDDPYSRRIKTEETRKRERGDEMQSRHRSKIRESDRSDKDEPIHLRKQMDNGSHRVYYEKDVGPRHREREDSLKGRYEHIDDYHGKRKKDEEHLRRDHVDKEEILHGHRENMNRRKRERDEVLDPRKRDGQQRHLDDHHSVRHKDEGWLQRERGERQREREDWQRLKQSHEEIIPKRERDEGRSVTRSGRVSEDKGWVGHPKLKDDSKGSDKDYQYKETLRHIEPAKRRDRIEDEGSHHGGNEDIYARGNQLSNGERRSRQERLSIRNDRSINVSEDVRVHDKKHRESARRNKEFEGGDNSTLVSSKRHQEEHGIQSNETGLKGSTEQGFGEHKNLVQHPLSRKQREGASDDEQHDSRRGRSKLERWTSHKERDFSIKSKSSTLKFKEMDKNNIRSLEGTKHSDEPSKPAETLDIQHPSAEEKDAADPEAKDGDTKPLDDRHLDTVEKLKKRSERFKLPMPSEKEAITIKKVESEVLPSVKSVTLEESEIKPERPARKRRWISS from the exons ATGGAAGACGACGACGAGTTCGGAGATCTCTACACCGATGTTCTTCAGCCCTTTGCTTCCTCGTCGTCTTCCTCTGTTCAGCAGCCTCACCACCCTTCCGTTGAGCCGCCTCAACCTTTTCGCCCTCCGATCgatctcaatctcaatctcaaGAGCGATGTCGAAGACACTATGCTTCGAGCTCCCAGCCTCAATTCCGTCCTACCCGTTAATGAGACGGACGAAACCCTAGTTCCAGGTCCTCCTCCCGCCGTCTCGGTTGATTCTGTTACTAATAATTCGATCATTCCCGGTGAGGTGGTGGTTGTGGATGATGCAGTGGCTCGGACGAGGGTTTCTTTGTCCGGGGATTTGAAATTGCGTGATGGGGTTGTGGAGGATTCAAATTCGAATTTGAACTTGAACTATGGTGTTGGTGAGTCTGGGAACGATGTTGTTATGAAGCAATCGTGTGGTGAAGTTGAGAATTTGATGGAGAAAGATGTAACTTTTGATATTGAAGAAGGTAATATGGGGATGGAAGATGTTGGTTCGGAACCGATGATTCCAGGTCTCGAGAGTAGCGTACCTATTGGTGGGACGATGGGGGATGTTGATAACGTGGATGCTTCAATGGGAGTTAGAAGTTTGGGTGGTGATGGAGTTGATGAAGATGATGCCGCTGGCGGTGATGGTGATGATTGGGATAGTGATAGTGAGGACGATTTGCAAATAGTCCTTAATGATAACAATCATGGACCTTTGGCTATGGAGAGAGGTGGAATGGGAGGTGGCGACGACGATGAAGATGAAGACGGGCTCGTTATTGTGACTAATGACGATCCTAATCAAGTGATGGAAGAACAAGAATGGGGAGAGGATTCTGCGCAGGTGGCGGATGGCGAGAGGAAGGAGGTGGGTGAAGCTGGGAAAGTTGGTGCCGGCATTGTGGCGCCACAGAAGATTGGTTATAACACTCATGGTTATCATCCATTTCATTCTCAGTTTAAG TATGTGAGACCTGGCGCAGCACCAATACCTGGAGCAACTACTTCTGGTCCTGGAGGAGTGCCAGGTCAAGTTCGTCCTCCTATCAGTATGGGTCCTATGCCTGGTCGGGGAAGAGGTGATTGGCGACCAATGGGATTGAAAACTGGTACTCCTATGCAGAAAAATTTTCATTCTGGGTTTGGAGGGCCAAATTGGGGTGGCAATACGGCAGGAAGAGGATTTAGTGGTGGTGGAGGACTAGAATTCACGCTTCCTTCACACAA GACTATATTTGAGGTTGACATCGATAGTTTTGAGGAGAAGCCATGGAAATATCCCAGTGTTGATATATCTGACTTTTTCAACTTCGGCTTAAATGAGGATACCTGGAAAGATTATTGCAAACAGCTG GAGCAACTCCGCTTGGAGTCTACAATGCAAAGCAAAATTCGTGTTTATGAAAGTGGGCGTGCAGAGCAG GAGTATGATCCTGATCTGCCTCCAGAATTAGCAGCTGCAGCAGGTATTCATGAAGTTCCTTCTTCTGATAATGCAAGTTCGGGAAAGTTAGGGCAAGGTGATTTACCAAAAGGGTCTGCTCGTGTACGTCCACCATTA CCAACTGGTAGGGCAATACAGGTGGAAAATGGTTATGGGGAGCGTCTTCCCTCTATTGATACTCGACCAGCCCGAAACCGTGATTCAGATGCAATCATTGAG ATTGTCTTGCAGGGCTCTTTAGATGATGATGTCTCTGCTGGAAATGATATCCCAAACAGATCCGACAATGATACAAGCAAAGAGGATTTTGGAGGTGTAGCTGACACCGCACCAGTGAACCCTGAGTGTAGTGACAATTTTCCCCAGACTTACAATGATCGAAAGAGAGAGCCTGTTGAACCAAGGATGCCACAACTGGGTTCTGTTTCTGATGATATACCTGATAGAAATGGAGTTTTACCCTTCCCTCCAGGACCACCGGTCCGTAATGTCGCTTCTAGTGCTAATATTCGAGAATATCCCGATGACGACCCTTCTGCTGGCTATGAGGAAAG GCGAATACATGGAAGAACACATGACAGATCTCCTCGTAAGACCTTGGGTGGAAGTGGAAGAGATAAAAAGTACCTTAATAATGATCCAGAAGAGTCGGTTGAGAGCATGGACAGTAAAAATAGCCTTCTGTTGTCGTCTCCTGCCGCAGTTAGGGATGCGCAAGAATCAAGTTTTGAGCAAAGAGATGTTGATGATCAAGATGAGCTTGTTCTGGCTGATGGAAGCCCTGGAACGGAAAAGGATGAGACAACCTCAAATGTATTAGCCACAACTGATACTCCTGAAGATGGATCAACAAAGAAACAGACAATAAGTTCTCGATCTGAACAGCCTTTTGTCCAAGAACTAGATGACGGGGAAGACTCGAAGGCTGCAAGAAGTAGCGACAACAGCAGAGCAAGATCGGGAAGCAGCAGAGATTATCAAAAGAGGCGAGATGGGGTTGAGGAGGAAGTTATGCAAGGGCATTCAACACGCATGGGAAGTGTCAAGAGGCACTTTGATGAAAAAGAACAGGGCGTCCATAGGAGAAACCGTGATGGAAGACAAGAATTGGAAAGAAATCGCATGGCTGTAAAAGGGAGAGAAGATACTTATTCTTATAGAGAATTTGATCCTAACCCGGTCCATTTGCACATGAGAGCTGATGGGTATGACAGAAGAAAGGAAAGGGACAATTCTGATATGGTTTGGCAACAAAGAGATGATGATCCTTACAGCAGAAGAATAAAAACTGAGGAAACAAGGAAGAGAGAACGTGGTGATGAAATGCAATCAAGGCATCGGAGTAAGATCCGAGAAAGCGACAGGAGTGACAAAGATGAACCTATCCATTTGAGAAAACAGATGGATAATGGCAGCCATAGGGTTTATTATGAGAAGGATGTTGGACCCCGTCACAGGGAAAGAGAGGATAGTCTTAAGGGTAGATATGAACATATAGATGATTATCATGGCAAGAGAAAAAAAGACGAAGAACATCTGAGGAGAGATCATGTTGATAAAGAAGAAATATTGCATGGCCATAGGGAAAATATGAATCGTCGAAAGAGAGAAAGGGATGAAGTGTTGGATCCTCGGAAGAGAGACGGGCAACAAAGACatcttgatgatcaccactctGTCAGACATAAAGATGAAGGGTGGTTGCAAAGAGAAAGAGGTGAAAGACAGCGGGAGAGGGAGGATTGGCAGAGGTTAAAACAGTCTCATGAAGAAATTATACCCAAGAGGGAAAGAGATGAAGGGCGGAGTGTCACAAGGAGTGGGCGTGTTTCAGAGGACAAAGGATGGGTTGGCCATCCTAAGCTTAAGGATGATAGTAAAGGTTCTGATAAAGATTACCAATATAAAGAGACATTGCGGCATATCGAGCCTGCTAAAAGAAGAGACAGAATTGAGGATGAGGGTTCTCACCATGGAGGGAACGAGGATATCTATGCTCGTGGAAATCAATTAAGTAATGGAGAGAGAAGATCCAGACAAGAACGGCTAAGTATCCGCAATGATCGTTCTATTAATGTTTCTGAAGACGTGAGGGTTCATGACAAAAAGCATAGAGAGAGTGCAAGGAGAAATAAGGAATTTGAGGGTGGTGATAACAGCACTTTAGTCTCATCAAAGAGACATCAAGAAGAGCATGGCATTCAGAGTAATGAGACG GGTTTAAAAGGCAGCACCGAGCAAGGCTTTGGCGAGCATAAAAATTTAGTGCAACATCCTTTGTCCCGAAAACAAAGGGAAGGCGCATCTGATGACGAGCAGCATGATTCAAGAAGAGGTCGGTCCAAACTGGAACGATGGACAAGCCATAAGGAGAGGGATTTCTCTATCAAGAGCAAGTCATCTACTTTAAAGTTTAAGGAGATGGATAAGAATAACATAAGATCTCTAGAAGGCACTAAACACTCGGATGAACCTTCCAAGCCAGCTGAGACTCTTGATATTCAACACCCATCGGCTGAAGAGAAAGATGCAGCTGATCCAGAGGCTAAAGACGGCGACACAAAACCATTGGACGATCGTCACCTGGACACAGTTGAGAAGTTAAAGAAAAGAAGTGAGCGCTTCAAACTTCCGATGCCAAGTGAGAAAGAagcaataacaataaaaaaagtgGAGAGCGAAGTGCTGCCTTCTGTCAAAAGTGTGACTTTAGAGGAATCCGAGATTAAACCAGAACGGCCGGCTAGAAAAAGGAGGTGGATCAGTAGCTGA
- the LOC133038752 gene encoding probable CCR4-associated factor 1 homolog 6 has product MADLLTNDSVHFREVWRDNLEDEFKMIRDILDYYPYVSMDTEYPGKLVSTTREDREYDIMKVNVKDTILIQVGLTFSDENGNLPTCGTGKYCVWQFNFCEFVPERDKCNRDSIELLRRSGIDFKKNNRNGVSSSDFAALLMSSGAVLNNEVLWITFHGSYDFAYLLKLLSGKNELPKKEDDFFNIIRVYFPKFYDIKCLLRRQGLHGGLSRISSNLGVNRIGTSHQAGSDSLLTCCTYMKFIDRNRRLPREQQVSLSLALGVLYGLGDESFYR; this is encoded by the coding sequence AGAGATATATTGGATTATTACCCTTATGTATCTATGGATACTGAGTATCCCGGTAAGCTTGTCTCCACCACCAGGGAGGACAGGGAGTATGACATCATGAAGGTCAATGTGAAAGACACAATATTGATTCAAGTTGGTTTGACATTTTCTGATGAGAATGGAAACCTTCCCACTTGTGGAACTGGTAAATACTGTGTTTGGCAATTCAACTTCTGCGAGTTTGTCCCGGAGAGGGATAAATGTAACAGAGATTCGATTGAGTTGTTACGCCGATCTGGCATTGATTTTAAGAAGAACAATCGAAACGGTGTTAGCTCTTCTGATTTCGCTGCTTTGCTAATGTCTTCAGGGGCAGTGTTGAATAATGAGGTGCTTTGGATTACATTTCATGGTAGTTATGATTTTGCATACCTTCTAAAGCTCCTTTCTGGTAAAAATGAGCTTCCAAAGAAAGAAGATGATTTCTTTAATATTATCAGAGTCTACTTCCCTAAATTTTATGATATCAAGTGTTTATTGAGACGCCAAGGTTTGCATGGTGGGTTGAGCAGGATTTCGAGCAATCTCGGAGTGAACAGAATCGGTACGAGTCACCAAGCTGGCTCTGATAGTTTGCTCACTTGCTGCACATACATGAAATTTATAGACAGAAATCGGAGACTCCCTAGGGAACAACAAGTATCACTCAGTTTAGCATTAGGAGTATTATACGGTTTAGGAGATGAAAGTTTTTATCGTTAA